A single genomic interval of Peribacillus sp. FSL H8-0477 harbors:
- a CDS encoding YczE/YyaS/YitT family protein: protein MFFGGLCLLGMGNALAVKVKFLGLHPWEVLNVALFQEIGLTIGSWSIITGLFLVLITYIVDRKYLSLGTFLNAMCVGVIMDFFLWSGLLPESSGTWIDYFILLAGILLAGIGGGLYVASNLGAGPRDGFMLIVSERTGISVSRARILVESIILVFGFLLGGPVFIATFIYTFIQSPVFQKSRIVFSGLLEKWIERRSMTSAIQK from the coding sequence ATGTTTTTCGGAGGTTTATGTCTGCTGGGAATGGGAAATGCTCTCGCAGTTAAGGTCAAATTTCTAGGTTTGCATCCATGGGAAGTGTTGAACGTTGCTCTTTTTCAGGAGATTGGTTTGACCATTGGAAGCTGGTCTATCATAACCGGCTTATTCTTAGTTCTGATTACATATATAGTCGATCGGAAATATCTAAGTCTTGGAACCTTTCTAAATGCGATGTGCGTGGGAGTCATTATGGATTTTTTTCTTTGGTCTGGATTGCTTCCAGAGTCGTCCGGTACTTGGATAGACTATTTCATTCTGCTGGCAGGGATTTTATTAGCTGGAATCGGCGGAGGGCTATACGTGGCTTCAAATCTCGGCGCAGGGCCGCGGGACGGGTTTATGCTGATTGTCTCAGAAAGAACAGGTATCTCAGTGAGTAGAGCAAGAATACTCGTTGAAAGCATCATCCTCGTTTTTGGTTTTCTACTAGGAGGGCCTGTGTTCATTGCGACCTTTATCTATACCTTTATCCAAAGTCCTGTATTCCAAAAGTCCCGGATTGTTTTCTCAGGACTTTTAGAAAAATGGATAGAGAGACGATCAATGACCAGTGCCATCCAAAAATAA
- a CDS encoding MMPL family transporter has product MNESIIQKLSRMITGKSGRWIVIGIWIALTAILTFTLPSVGEKEVNKTVDLPSDAPSMQADELVEKEFPNSSGVPALLTWHREGGLADEDLAAVQALNAELTKNPLPNQSFLPPIDQVPLPALKEFVSEDGTTLVQTIFFAEDAGAEELKENLNEIQAIVKKQGIGNPFKEDINSSELSIRATGPVGISVDATGLFKGADVTLLIGTVLLVLVLLLLIYRSPLLAIIPLIGVGFAYLVTSPILGFMADKGWITVDAQSISIMTVLLFGAGTDYCLFLISHYRTELRKTENKRKALMHAFTDSSGAIAMSGLTIVISLLTLLVAEYGAYTRFAVPFSLSIFIMGIAALTLVPAILAVFGRASFFPIIPRTPEMEKERAQKTGKPVKRQKKANKIGNKIGNLVIKKPWTVVIISVVIFGILGAYSTQVKYTYDILSSFPEDMDSREGFAVISDAYSPGELAPAKIVIDTEGKDIPLTDALKEIDIVETVSDPEEGAINKNLKAYTVKFSINPYSLEAMDNIPALKTAAESALTDADVKKASDKVWISGQTATQHDNQVTSDKDRTIIIPLIVILIALLLLAYLRSITAMIYLMGTVILSYTAALGLGWFILHNFMGVEAIQGAIPLYAFVFLVALGEDYNIFMVSSIWKKKKSMPIKQAIKEGVSETSGVITSAGIILAATFAVLTTVPIQVLVQFGLITSIGVLMDTFIVRPFLVPAITALLGRYAFWPSKAKLYEGEKEN; this is encoded by the coding sequence TTGAACGAATCGATTATACAAAAACTCAGCAGAATGATTACAGGAAAATCAGGCAGATGGATCGTAATTGGTATTTGGATTGCTCTAACTGCTATTCTAACTTTCACCTTACCATCCGTTGGTGAAAAGGAAGTAAACAAAACAGTTGACCTTCCGAGCGATGCACCTTCTATGCAAGCAGATGAATTGGTAGAAAAAGAATTTCCCAACTCATCTGGTGTACCGGCTCTGCTCACATGGCACCGCGAAGGTGGTTTAGCAGATGAAGATTTGGCGGCTGTTCAAGCATTAAATGCAGAACTTACAAAAAACCCGCTGCCTAACCAATCGTTTCTTCCTCCTATAGACCAAGTACCGCTTCCAGCTCTTAAAGAGTTCGTTTCGGAGGATGGGACTACACTTGTTCAAACCATCTTTTTTGCCGAAGATGCAGGAGCTGAAGAACTGAAGGAAAATTTAAATGAAATTCAAGCAATCGTAAAGAAACAAGGGATCGGCAATCCGTTTAAAGAGGATATCAATTCAAGCGAACTCTCAATTCGTGCAACCGGCCCTGTCGGCATTTCTGTCGATGCAACCGGCCTATTTAAAGGTGCTGACGTAACGTTATTAATTGGAACTGTGTTATTAGTTCTTGTTCTATTATTACTTATCTATCGTTCTCCCCTGCTTGCCATTATTCCGTTAATCGGGGTCGGCTTTGCCTACCTGGTGACCAGTCCAATTCTTGGGTTTATGGCGGATAAGGGCTGGATAACTGTAGATGCCCAATCTATTTCAATTATGACCGTGCTCCTATTCGGAGCAGGAACGGATTATTGTTTATTCTTAATTTCTCATTACCGGACTGAATTACGAAAAACAGAAAATAAACGCAAAGCACTGATGCACGCCTTTACTGATTCTTCTGGCGCCATAGCGATGAGCGGCTTAACAATTGTTATATCTCTGCTGACTCTATTAGTTGCTGAATATGGGGCATATACCCGTTTTGCTGTTCCATTTAGTTTATCAATCTTTATTATGGGCATAGCTGCCTTAACCTTGGTCCCTGCTATACTAGCTGTTTTTGGCCGGGCTTCCTTTTTCCCAATCATCCCGCGTACACCTGAAATGGAAAAGGAACGGGCTCAAAAAACGGGGAAACCGGTTAAACGTCAGAAGAAAGCGAACAAGATCGGAAATAAAATTGGCAATTTAGTCATTAAAAAGCCCTGGACAGTCGTCATCATCTCCGTTGTTATCTTTGGGATTCTAGGGGCTTATTCTACACAAGTTAAATATACCTATGACATCCTCTCTTCTTTCCCAGAAGATATGGATTCTCGTGAAGGCTTTGCCGTCATTTCTGACGCCTATTCACCAGGGGAACTAGCTCCTGCAAAAATAGTCATTGATACAGAAGGAAAAGATATTCCGCTTACGGATGCCTTAAAAGAAATCGATATTGTTGAAACCGTCAGCGACCCTGAAGAAGGGGCAATAAATAAAAATTTGAAAGCTTATACGGTCAAGTTTTCAATCAATCCATATTCTTTAGAAGCAATGGATAACATTCCTGCTCTAAAAACCGCAGCCGAATCAGCCTTAACAGATGCTGATGTAAAAAAAGCATCAGATAAAGTCTGGATCAGCGGACAAACAGCCACACAGCATGACAACCAAGTAACGAGTGACAAGGATCGCACTATCATCATTCCGCTAATTGTTATTTTAATTGCGCTGCTGCTATTAGCTTATTTACGATCCATCACTGCGATGATTTATTTGATGGGTACAGTCATCTTGTCTTATACTGCCGCACTTGGTCTTGGGTGGTTTATCCTCCATAATTTCATGGGTGTCGAGGCGATACAAGGAGCCATCCCGCTTTACGCATTCGTCTTCCTTGTTGCACTTGGTGAAGATTATAATATCTTCATGGTCTCAAGTATTTGGAAGAAGAAAAAGAGCATGCCAATTAAACAAGCGATCAAAGAAGGTGTTAGTGAAACGAGCGGTGTGATTACATCCGCAGGTATCATCTTAGCCGCTACCTTCGCAGTCTTAACGACGGTCCCTATCCAGGTTCTCGTTCAATTCGGACTTATTACGTCAATTGGTGTCTTGATGGATACATTTATTGTTCGTCCGTTCCTAGTCCCAGCGATTACCGCACTACTCGGCCGTTATGCCTTTTGGCCAAGTAAGGCAAAATTGTATGAAGGTGAAAAAGAAAATTAA
- a CDS encoding YceI family protein, whose product MTIEKWVIDADHSLVEFSVKHMMIAKVRGNFENFDANITADSSDLTTAAIEFTIDTASIHTKNEDRDNHLRAADFFDVESYPNITFKATEITKVSGDDYKVSGDVTIKDITRPETFEVTFEGEGKDPWGNTKAGFSAKTKINRSDYGLTYNAALETGGVLIGDQITINIELEASKG is encoded by the coding sequence ATGACAATAGAAAAATGGGTAATAGACGCAGATCATAGTTTAGTTGAATTTTCAGTGAAACATATGATGATTGCAAAGGTACGTGGGAACTTTGAGAACTTTGATGCAAACATTACAGCTGATTCTTCTGATTTAACGACAGCGGCTATTGAATTTACCATTGATACGGCAAGTATCCATACGAAAAATGAGGACCGTGATAATCATCTTCGTGCAGCAGATTTCTTTGATGTTGAATCCTATCCAAACATAACATTCAAAGCTACAGAGATTACTAAAGTAAGCGGCGATGACTATAAAGTAAGCGGCGATGTGACAATTAAAGATATCACTCGTCCTGAAACATTCGAGGTAACATTCGAAGGTGAAGGAAAAGATCCTTGGGGTAATACCAAAGCAGGCTTCAGCGCCAAAACAAAAATTAACCGCAGCGATTATGGATTGACGTACAATGCAGCATTAGAAACTGGCGGCGTTCTGATCGGTGATCAAATAACGATTAACATTGAGCTTGAAGCATCAAAAGGATAA